The Corylus avellana chromosome ca8, CavTom2PMs-1.0 genome has a segment encoding these proteins:
- the LOC132190056 gene encoding protein GLUTAMINE DUMPER 2, whose product MAAGEPFNVTARSPVGAQPHSPWHSPVPYLFGGLAAMLGLIAFALLILACSYWRLSGYLEGDGAAERDLEAGEGKSEDDAQKPPPVFEEKILVIMAGEAKPTFLATPMSSRSSSFGDNNCSSCGRENKEKAVEMAPPAKPQGGSTDHHVVQVPQSENRDDRDQTSGSADQTH is encoded by the coding sequence ATGGCTGCCGGAGAGCCTTTCAACGTAACCGCCAGGTCCCCAGTGGGGGCGCAGCCTCACTCGCCGTGGCATTCCCCGGTTCCGTACTTGTTCGGCGGCCTGGCGGCCATGTTGGGTCTCATTGCTTTTGCTCTGCTAATCCTTGCATGCTCCTACTGGAGGCTCTCCGGGTACCTTGAGGGAGACGGCGCCGCAGAGAGAGACCTCGAGGCCGGCGAGGGGAAAAGCGAAGACGACGCCCAGAAGCCCCCGCCcgtttttgaagagaaaatctTGGTGATTATGGCCGGCGAAGCGAAGCCGACGttcttggccacccccatgtcTAGTAGGTCGTCTTCTTTTGGAGATAATAATTGTAGCAGCTGCGGCagggaaaacaaagaaaaggcGGTGGAAATGGCGCCGCCGGCGAAGCCTCAAGGTGGTAGTACTGATCATCATGTTGTTCAGGTACCACAAAGTGAGAACAGAGACGATCGTGACCAGACCTCCGGCTCAGCTGATCAGACCCAttga